The genomic window AGGTTGGTGTCCAGGACCGCCTCGAAGTCGTCGTCGCTCATCCGCATCAGCAGGGTGTCCTTGGTGATGCCGGCGTTGGCGACCAGGACCTCGATCGGGCGGCCGAGCAGCTCCTCGGCCTGGGTGAAGGCGGCGTCCACGCTGTCGGAGTCGGTCACATCACAGATGACGCCTCGCAGGCCTTCGGGCGGGGTGCCGCTGCGGTGGGTGATGATCACCTCGTCACCAGCCTCGACGAAAGCCCGGGCAATGGCCAGACCGATGCCGCGGTTGCCTCCCGTCACCAGGACGGTGCGGGCGTCGGGCGTGGAGTCGGTCGTCATCTCGGTCACAGCCACACGCTAACCCCTGGCTCCTCGTCGCACGACCCCACCGGCGTATCGTGGAGAGGTGAGACGCAGGCAGGTGGCCCAAGGGGTGACGACGGCCAGACGATCCGCCAAGGAGGATCGTGAGCACCGCATGCGCACCTACCTGATCGCCATGCTGATCCGGACCATCTCCTTCCCCCTCGCCGTCTGGGCGCTGCTCAGCGGGTGGCTGGTGGTCGGGCTGATCTTCGCCGCGGCGGCGATCTTCCTGCCGCAGATTGCCGTCACGATCGCCAATGCGGTCGACCGCCGCACCGTGCCCGACGCGGCTCCGGTCTCACCCATCCGCGCCCTGCCCGAAGGCGGCCCGCCCCGCCCCCATCCCACGGCCCACCCCGACGGACACCATCACCGACCGGACGGCGCACCATCCACGGACGGTCGCGATGATGGTCTGTAGCGCCAGGGCCTGCCGCCAGCAGGCGGCATACGGCGTCGTGTGGAACAACCCCAAGCTGCACACGCCCGACCGACGCAAGGTCTGGCTGGCCTGCGAGGACCACCGGGACAGCCTGAGCGGCTTCGTCTCCCTCCGCGGCTTCCTGATCGAGGTCGTCCCCGTCGACCAGCTCGACGAACGGGACGGATAGGTTTGCTGCGCACTCTCCTGACCCGCCGATGGCTGACCGCCCTCGCGCTGGCCCTGATCTTTGCGGTGGTCGCCGTGCTGCTGGGCAACTGGCAGTTCTCCCGGCACCAGGAGCGGGTGGCCGCCCGCGACCTGGTGGAGTCCCACTATGACGCCGCGCCCGTGCCGTTGGAGGACGTGCTGCGAGGCGACGCTCCGCTGGCTTCGGAGCGCGAGTGGACCCGGGTGCAGACGAGCGGTGAGTATGTCGGGGAGCAGCTCTTCGTGCGCAACCGCCCGCGTGAGGGGACCTTTGGTTATGAGGTCGTGGCCCCCCTGCAGACCGCCGTCGGCACGCTGACCGTCAACCGGGGGTGGGGCCCGAACGCTGAGAACGCCGCCACGCTGCCCGACGTGCCCACGACGCCAGAAGGTCCGGTGGAGGTCACCGGGTGGCTCCGGCCCGGTGAGGTGGACCTGGACCGTGCCGCTGTCGAGGGGCAGCTCGCGTCGATCAACCTGGCGGCGGCCGGTGAGCAGTGGCAGCGACCGGTGCTGGGTGCCTATCTGGTCCTGGAGTCGGAGCAGCACGTCGGGGAGCCGGGCAGAGACATCGCGCGACCGCTGCCCCTGGAGCCGCCGCGGACCGGTCTAGGAGCGCACTTCGCCTACTCCCTCCAGTGGTGGCTGACCTCACCCGTCGGGTTGATCCTGGTGCTGGTGATGGCCCGTCGGGAGTGGCAGGACACGGAGGCCGGGGCCGGGACGGCTCGTCCGGCGAAGGCCAAGAAGGTGCGCATCTGGGACGAGGAGGACGAGTAGCCGAGCCTCTCGGAGTGCGCGGGTGCGACGATGGGGCCATGGACCTGGGACTGGCGGGACGTGGCTATGTCGTGACCGGAGGCTCTCGCGGGCTGGGCCGGGCCACTGCAGAGTGTCTGGTGGCCGACGGGGCGTCAGTGTTGATCGTGGGACGCGACCCTGACTCGGCGGCCGCGACGGCAGCCGAGCTGACCGAGCAGGGCGAGGGCACGGCATACTCCCTCGCCGTTGACCTGGCCGACCCCACCTCTGGCGAGCAGATCCTGCACGCGGCCCAGGCGCAGCTGGAGTCTGTGGATGGCGCCGTGCTCAGCGTGGGTGGCCCGGCGACCGGACCCATCCGGGACAAGACCGACGAGGAGTGGCGGGCGGCCTTCGAGCAGGTGCACCTGGGTCCCCTGCGCGTGGCGCGCGCCCTGCTCGAGGCGGCGACCCGCCCGCAGGCCATCACCTTCGTCCTGTCGACCTCGGTGCGCACTCCGCTGCCCCCGTTCGCGCTCTCCAACGGTCTGCGTCCCGGCTTGGCGATGGCCGCCAAGATGATGGCTGATGAATACGGCGAGCTGGGGCACCGGGTCAATGGTGTGCTGCCGGGTCGGATCGACACCGACCGGGTCCGGCAGGCCGACGCAGCCAGCGACGACCCGGAGCTGACCCGAAGGCAGTATGCCGAGCAGGTCCCGTTGCGCAGGTATGGCCAGCCCGAGGAGTTTGGCGCCGTCGCAGCCTTCGTCACCTCTCCTGTCGCCTCTTATGTGACGGGGTCCATGGTGACGGTCGACGGCGGCGCGACACGCACGATCTGAGCCGAGGTCGTGCAGGAGCGCTAGGCTGAGCGGCGCGATGCCCAGGGGTCGACGCCAGGGGCGTGGTGCGAAGTTGTCGAACAGGAACCAAGGAGTCAGACCATGCCCGTCGCCGTTGCCTTCAACGCGAGGCCCAAGGGTCGTAGCGCCATCTTGGCGGCCATGGAGTGGGCCAGGGTCCACGAGACCTCCGTGCTGGTGCTCCACGTGCAGGACACCGGAGTGACCGGCACCGCGGGGCTTCCCGCCGACGATGCCAGTGTCGAGTCGGTGCGGGAGCAGGTCGCGGCGATCACGGCCGACCTCACGGATCCCTCGACGCCGCAGTGGCAGGTCATCTCCCTGACCTCGGCCGGAGATGTGGCCTCCGCACTCCTGGAGATGGTGAGAGCCCACGACGTCGACGTGCTGGTCGTCGGCTCTCAGAAGCGCTCGGAGCTGGGCAAATATCTTGCCGGCAGGACGGTGCAGCGGGTCCTCCTCGACTCGCCGGTGCCCGTGCTGGTGGTCAAGAGCAGTCCGAAGGCGTAGTCGCCCCGCTCACCCTTCGTCCTGCAGCTCAGGCCAGGCGCTCAAGTCCCGCCGGTGGTC from Ornithinimicrobium cryptoxanthini includes these protein-coding regions:
- a CDS encoding DUF3099 domain-containing protein — encoded protein: MRRRQVAQGVTTARRSAKEDREHRMRTYLIAMLIRTISFPLAVWALLSGWLVVGLIFAAAAIFLPQIAVTIANAVDRRTVPDAAPVSPIRALPEGGPPRPHPTAHPDGHHHRPDGAPSTDGRDDGL
- a CDS encoding SURF1 family protein, whose translation is MLRTLLTRRWLTALALALIFAVVAVLLGNWQFSRHQERVAARDLVESHYDAAPVPLEDVLRGDAPLASEREWTRVQTSGEYVGEQLFVRNRPREGTFGYEVVAPLQTAVGTLTVNRGWGPNAENAATLPDVPTTPEGPVEVTGWLRPGEVDLDRAAVEGQLASINLAAAGEQWQRPVLGAYLVLESEQHVGEPGRDIARPLPLEPPRTGLGAHFAYSLQWWLTSPVGLILVLVMARREWQDTEAGAGTARPAKAKKVRIWDEEDE
- a CDS encoding SDR family oxidoreductase — its product is MDLGLAGRGYVVTGGSRGLGRATAECLVADGASVLIVGRDPDSAAATAAELTEQGEGTAYSLAVDLADPTSGEQILHAAQAQLESVDGAVLSVGGPATGPIRDKTDEEWRAAFEQVHLGPLRVARALLEAATRPQAITFVLSTSVRTPLPPFALSNGLRPGLAMAAKMMADEYGELGHRVNGVLPGRIDTDRVRQADAASDDPELTRRQYAEQVPLRRYGQPEEFGAVAAFVTSPVASYVTGSMVTVDGGATRTI
- a CDS encoding universal stress protein; translation: MPVAVAFNARPKGRSAILAAMEWARVHETSVLVLHVQDTGVTGTAGLPADDASVESVREQVAAITADLTDPSTPQWQVISLTSAGDVASALLEMVRAHDVDVLVVGSQKRSELGKYLAGRTVQRVLLDSPVPVLVVKSSPKA